A single window of Streptomyces sp. NBC_00464 DNA harbors:
- a CDS encoding DUF397 domain-containing protein: protein MSAKPSSGNPSDLTWVKSSYSTNDGPQCVEVAPAPTTIRVRDSKNIPGPELGFTPGAWADFVSYASAN, encoded by the coding sequence ATGAGTGCCAAGCCCTCGTCCGGAAACCCTTCAGACCTGACCTGGGTCAAGAGCAGCTACAGCACCAATGACGGCCCACAGTGCGTCGAGGTAGCCCCCGCCCCCACCACCATCCGCGTCCGCGACTCGAAGAACATCCCCGGCCCCGAGCTCGGCTTCACCCCGGGAGCCTGGGCCGACTTCGTCTCGTACGCATCGGCCAACTGA
- a CDS encoding helix-turn-helix domain-containing protein translates to MGVNDSTDGSEWDVEPEDDSGAVIAAVGRQIRLWREAAGLRAAELGEVIGYGENLVYKVEAGTRIPKPEFLDRTDEAVGAGGKISAMKQDVAEARYPKKVRDLAKLENDAVELGSYAGVVIDGLLQTEAYARALYGERRPAYTEEQVDRLVAARMARQSIFERRPAPLLTFVQEEATLRRPTGGKNVLREQLEHLLELSALRHVEIQVMPTETEEHAGLGGSHEVLKLSDGSAVGHNEVQLISRLISDPKEVQILEMRYGMIRAQALTPRLSRTFIEKLLGET, encoded by the coding sequence ATGGGTGTCAACGACAGTACGGACGGGTCCGAATGGGACGTCGAACCCGAGGACGACTCGGGCGCCGTGATCGCGGCGGTCGGCCGGCAGATCCGGCTCTGGCGGGAGGCGGCGGGGTTACGCGCGGCGGAGTTGGGCGAGGTGATCGGGTACGGGGAGAACCTGGTCTACAAGGTAGAGGCCGGGACGCGGATTCCGAAGCCGGAGTTCCTGGACCGGACGGACGAGGCCGTGGGCGCGGGCGGCAAGATCTCCGCGATGAAGCAGGACGTGGCGGAGGCGCGGTACCCGAAGAAGGTCCGGGATCTGGCGAAGCTGGAAAACGATGCGGTGGAGCTGGGGTCGTACGCCGGTGTCGTCATCGACGGCTTGCTCCAGACGGAGGCGTACGCAAGGGCGCTGTACGGAGAACGGCGCCCCGCGTACACGGAGGAACAGGTCGACCGGCTCGTCGCCGCCCGTATGGCCCGCCAGTCCATCTTCGAACGTCGGCCCGCGCCACTGCTGACCTTCGTCCAGGAAGAGGCAACGCTTCGGAGGCCGACGGGCGGGAAAAACGTGTTGCGTGAACAGCTCGAACACCTGCTAGAACTGAGTGCGTTGAGGCACGTCGAGATTCAGGTCATGCCGACCGAGACCGAGGAGCACGCGGGATTGGGCGGCTCGCACGAGGTGCTCAAGTTGAGTGACGGCTCGGCTGTGGGGCACAACGAAGTCCAGCTCATCAGCCGACTGATCAGTGATCCCAAGGAGGTCCAGATCCTTGAGATGCGGTACGGCATGATCAGGGCACAGGCGCTCACGCCTCGGCTGTCGCGGACCTTCATCGAAAAACTGCTGGGAGAGACATGA
- a CDS encoding ATP-binding protein → MNREITQPRSHTGQFVVQLSATRRGARLARLLATEQLRSWGLPLDDASHVVAELAANAALHGYVPGRDFRVMLTVDGDTLRIEVADARGDQLPRVQDTQADPSEAGRGLLLVEALATRWGIEHGPFPRKTVWAEVALTGSGNHDPVGRDAMKYDAVGRDAAAHDVKGF, encoded by the coding sequence GTGAACCGAGAAATCACCCAACCGCGCTCCCATACCGGCCAGTTCGTCGTCCAGCTCTCCGCGACCCGCCGGGGCGCCCGGCTCGCCCGGCTGCTGGCGACGGAACAGCTCCGTTCCTGGGGGCTGCCCCTGGACGACGCCAGCCATGTCGTCGCCGAGCTCGCGGCCAATGCGGCACTCCACGGATACGTACCCGGGCGGGACTTCCGCGTCATGCTGACGGTCGACGGGGACACGCTGCGTATCGAGGTCGCGGACGCACGCGGCGATCAACTTCCGCGCGTACAGGACACCCAGGCCGACCCGTCCGAGGCCGGGCGAGGGCTGCTGCTCGTCGAGGCGCTCGCCACCCGTTGGGGCATCGAGCACGGGCCCTTCCCTCGCAAGACCGTCTGGGCGGAGGTCGCCCTCACCGGGTCCGGAAACCACGACCCGGTGGGCCGCGACGCGATGAAGTACGACGCGGTCGGCCGCGACGCGGCGGCCCACGACGTAAAAGGCTTTTAA
- a CDS encoding helix-turn-helix domain-containing protein, which produces MDTPQIIAPSRAPSGGGVVHVKVRHSSHFTVIGNHLAQHHELSLIAIGLATHIQSLPAGAKVGIKFLVERFPESEARIAGALRELESHGYLQRTRERLPSGRVVTRTTSFNQPPCATTRTAPVAESGAMWAPSTPERAPKPAHIALNSPPPSPTPPKRKAPPLPRPKTPSPELDRTASALLLDLNGRATAFDLSEDDVRTLAPAVAAWLEREATPAAIRRALTGELPELMKYPVKFLGHRLTELLPPPLPPAGRPPLYDPMQNCDGCDRAFRAPEPGNCAECRSELAATA; this is translated from the coding sequence ATGGATACCCCGCAGATTATCGCGCCCTCCCGCGCCCCGTCGGGTGGCGGCGTCGTCCACGTGAAGGTGCGCCACAGCAGCCACTTCACGGTCATCGGCAACCACCTCGCCCAGCACCACGAGCTCTCGCTCATCGCGATCGGCCTCGCCACGCACATCCAGTCGCTGCCCGCCGGGGCGAAAGTCGGCATCAAGTTCCTGGTCGAGCGCTTCCCGGAGAGCGAGGCCCGCATCGCCGGAGCGCTGCGCGAACTCGAATCGCACGGCTACCTCCAGCGCACCCGCGAGCGTCTCCCGTCCGGCCGCGTCGTCACCCGCACGACGTCGTTCAACCAGCCGCCCTGCGCGACGACGCGGACAGCCCCGGTCGCGGAGTCGGGAGCGATGTGGGCACCCTCAACGCCTGAACGGGCCCCGAAACCCGCCCACATCGCTCTCAACTCGCCGCCGCCCTCGCCGACGCCGCCGAAGCGGAAAGCCCCGCCCCTCCCCCGGCCGAAGACGCCGAGCCCCGAGCTGGACCGGACGGCCTCGGCACTCCTGCTCGACCTGAACGGCCGGGCGACCGCGTTCGACCTCTCCGAGGACGACGTCCGGACGCTCGCCCCCGCCGTCGCCGCCTGGCTCGAACGCGAGGCCACCCCGGCCGCCATCAGGCGAGCGCTTACGGGGGAGCTGCCCGAACTGATGAAGTACCCGGTGAAGTTCCTCGGGCACCGGCTGACCGAACTGCTCCCGCCACCGCTCCCGCCCGCCGGACGGCCCCCGCTCTACGACCCGATGCAGAACTGCGACGGGTGCGACCGCGCCTTCAGAGCACCCGAACCCGGGAACTGCGCCGAGTGCCGGTCGGAGCTCGCCGCTACGGCGTAG
- a CDS encoding carboxymuconolactone decarboxylase family protein, with amino-acid sequence MDARLNYFAEPTAAKALKHLMAAGKALKDSTLAAATQELVALRVSQINGCAVCIDMHTKEATAAGETSVRLHLVAAWREATVFTEAERAALELAEQGTRVADAADGVSDDVWARAAKHYDEEQLTALALLISFMNAANRLNIIARQPAGDYKAGQFQ; translated from the coding sequence ATGGATGCACGACTGAACTACTTCGCCGAGCCCACCGCCGCCAAGGCCCTCAAGCACCTCATGGCGGCGGGCAAGGCGCTCAAGGATTCGACGCTGGCGGCCGCGACGCAGGAGCTGGTGGCACTGCGCGTGAGTCAGATCAATGGCTGCGCCGTCTGCATCGACATGCACACCAAGGAGGCCACCGCGGCCGGTGAGACCTCGGTGCGGCTGCACCTGGTGGCGGCGTGGCGCGAGGCCACGGTCTTCACCGAGGCCGAGCGTGCCGCGCTGGAGCTGGCGGAACAGGGGACGAGGGTCGCGGACGCGGCAGACGGGGTCAGCGACGATGTATGGGCGCGGGCCGCGAAGCACTACGACGAGGAGCAGCTCACCGCCCTGGCGTTGCTGATCTCCTTCATGAACGCGGCGAACCGGCTGAACATCATCGCCCGGCAGCCGGCCGGTGACTACAAGGCCGGACAGTTCCAATGA
- a CDS encoding RNA polymerase sigma-70 factor, which produces MNKVGEFEELRPLLFSIAYRILGSVSEAEDAVQETWLRFDGSAVSPTSVKAFLSTTVTRISIDVLRSARVRREEYVGPWFPEPLLSDPYQDPARSAELADSVSMAALLLLERLSPLERSVFVLREVFGFGFDDIASAVGRSEAACRQLLVRARRHMEAGRPRFEADRQEREELAKRFFDALREGDVVGLRDLLAADVQMVGDGGGKAPQLARAVVGAENVARLLASVFPLLARIEVTCEPHQVNGQPGAVFRDRDGKVLHTLALDVLDGQIQTIRSVINPDKLGHLGPVADAWSINDEVKRARRQMK; this is translated from the coding sequence GTGAACAAGGTCGGAGAGTTCGAGGAGCTGCGCCCCCTGCTGTTCTCGATCGCCTACCGGATTCTGGGCAGCGTGAGCGAGGCCGAGGACGCGGTGCAGGAGACCTGGCTGCGCTTCGACGGCTCGGCGGTCTCTCCCACGTCGGTCAAGGCGTTCCTGTCCACCACGGTGACGCGGATCTCGATCGACGTGCTGCGCTCCGCGCGGGTGCGGCGGGAGGAGTACGTGGGCCCGTGGTTCCCCGAGCCGCTGCTGAGCGATCCGTATCAGGATCCGGCGCGCTCGGCGGAACTGGCCGACTCGGTTTCGATGGCTGCGTTGCTGCTGCTGGAGCGCCTCAGCCCGCTGGAACGGTCGGTGTTCGTGCTGCGGGAGGTGTTCGGCTTCGGGTTCGACGACATCGCGTCGGCGGTGGGGCGTTCGGAGGCGGCGTGCCGGCAGCTGCTGGTACGGGCACGGCGGCACATGGAGGCCGGGAGGCCGCGGTTCGAAGCGGACCGTCAGGAGCGTGAGGAGCTGGCGAAGCGGTTCTTCGACGCCCTCCGCGAAGGCGACGTCGTCGGCCTGCGGGATCTGCTGGCGGCCGACGTACAGATGGTCGGGGACGGCGGCGGCAAGGCCCCGCAGCTGGCCAGGGCCGTCGTCGGCGCCGAGAACGTGGCCCGCCTGCTGGCCTCCGTCTTCCCGCTGCTGGCCCGGATCGAGGTGACGTGCGAGCCGCACCAGGTCAACGGTCAGCCCGGCGCCGTCTTCCGCGACAGGGACGGAAAGGTCCTTCACACCCTGGCCCTCGATGTGCTGGACGGGCAGATCCAGACCATCCGCTCGGTGATCAACCCCGACAAGCTCGGCCACCTCGGACCGGTGGCCGACGCCTGGAGTATCAACGACGAGGTGAAACGGGCCCGCCGGCAGATGAAGTGA
- the argG gene encoding argininosuccinate synthase: MSKVLTSLPTGERVGIAFSGGLDTSVAVAWMRDKGAVPCTYTADIGQYDEPDIASVPGRAKAYGAELARLVDCRAALVEEGLAALTCGAFHIRSGGRAYFNTTPLGRAVTGTLLVRAMLEDDVQIWGDGSTYKGNDIERFYRYGLLANPHLRIYKPWLDADFVTELGGRKEMSEWLVAHDLPYRDSTEKAYSTDANIWGATHEAKTLEHLNTGVETVDPIMGVKFWDPSVEIETEDVTIGFDQGRPVTINGEKFDSAVDLVMKANTIGGRHGMGMSDQIENRIIEAKSRGIYEAPGMALLHAAYERLVNAIHNEDTLAQYHNEGRRLGRLMYEGRWLDPQALMVRESIQRWVGTAVTGEVTLRLRRGEDYSILDTTGPAFSYHPDKLSMERTEDSAFGPVDRIGQLTMRNLDIADSRAKLEQYAGLGLIGTANPAIGAAQAAATGLIGSLPEGGAQAIASRGEVSEADEMLDRAAMESGTD, translated from the coding sequence ATGTCTAAGGTCCTCACCTCCCTGCCCACCGGCGAGCGCGTCGGCATCGCCTTCTCGGGCGGCCTCGACACCTCGGTCGCGGTCGCGTGGATGCGCGACAAGGGCGCTGTCCCGTGCACCTACACCGCCGACATCGGTCAGTACGACGAGCCCGACATCGCCTCCGTGCCCGGCCGCGCCAAGGCCTACGGCGCCGAGCTCGCGCGCCTGGTCGACTGCCGTGCGGCGCTCGTCGAGGAGGGGCTGGCCGCGCTCACCTGCGGGGCGTTCCACATCCGCTCGGGCGGGCGTGCGTACTTCAACACCACGCCGCTCGGCCGCGCCGTCACCGGCACGCTCCTGGTGCGGGCGATGCTGGAGGACGACGTACAGATCTGGGGCGACGGCTCCACGTACAAGGGCAACGACATCGAGCGGTTCTACCGCTACGGTCTCCTCGCCAACCCGCACCTGCGGATCTACAAGCCCTGGCTCGACGCGGACTTCGTGACCGAGCTCGGCGGCCGCAAGGAGATGTCGGAGTGGCTGGTCGCCCATGACCTGCCGTACCGCGACAGCACGGAGAAGGCGTACTCCACCGACGCCAACATCTGGGGCGCCACCCACGAGGCGAAGACCCTGGAGCACCTGAACACCGGCGTCGAGACCGTCGACCCGATCATGGGCGTGAAGTTCTGGGACCCCTCGGTCGAGATCGAGACCGAGGACGTCACGATCGGCTTCGACCAGGGCCGCCCTGTCACCATCAACGGCGAGAAGTTCGACTCCGCCGTCGACCTGGTGATGAAGGCGAACACCATCGGTGGCCGCCACGGCATGGGCATGTCCGACCAGATCGAGAACCGGATCATCGAGGCCAAGAGCCGCGGCATCTACGAGGCCCCCGGCATGGCCCTGCTGCACGCCGCGTACGAGCGCCTGGTCAACGCGATCCACAACGAGGACACCCTCGCCCAGTACCACAACGAGGGTCGCCGCCTCGGCCGTCTGATGTACGAGGGCCGCTGGCTGGACCCGCAGGCGCTGATGGTGCGCGAGTCGATCCAGCGCTGGGTCGGCACCGCCGTCACAGGCGAGGTCACGCTGCGACTGCGGCGCGGCGAGGACTACTCGATCCTCGACACGACGGGCCCGGCGTTCAGCTACCACCCGGACAAGCTGTCCATGGAGCGCACCGAGGACTCCGCGTTCGGCCCGGTCGACCGGATCGGCCAGCTCACGATGCGCAACCTCGACATCGCCGACTCCCGCGCCAAGCTGGAGCAGTACGCGGGCCTCGGCCTGATCGGCACCGCCAACCCGGCCATCGGCGCGGCCCAGGCCGCAGCCACCGGCCTGATCGGCTCGCTGCCCGAGGGCGGCGCCCAGGCCATCGCCTCCCGCGGCGAGGTCTCGGAGGCCGACGAGATGCTGGACCGGGCCGCGATGGAGTCCGGCACGGACTAG
- a CDS encoding winged helix-turn-helix transcriptional regulator codes for MARAPRIGPYICGIDAGLDVVSGKWKGLILWELDAHGVRRFAELRRGLPGVSEKMLTQHLREMEADGLVHRKVYAEVPPRVEYSLTEHGHTLNQALGPLGAWGVERIRREGAEVVETSHGEPPAAGARVTSEG; via the coding sequence ATGGCCAGGGCACCGAGGATCGGGCCGTACATCTGCGGTATCGACGCCGGGCTCGACGTGGTGAGCGGCAAGTGGAAGGGCCTGATCCTCTGGGAACTCGACGCCCATGGCGTACGCCGCTTCGCCGAGCTCCGCCGCGGTCTGCCGGGCGTGAGCGAGAAGATGCTGACGCAGCACCTGCGGGAGATGGAGGCGGACGGTCTCGTGCACCGGAAGGTCTATGCGGAGGTGCCGCCGCGGGTGGAGTACTCCCTGACCGAGCACGGGCACACGCTCAATCAGGCGCTCGGGCCGCTCGGAGCCTGGGGAGTCGAGCGGATCCGACGGGAAGGGGCCGAGGTGGTCGAGACCTCACACGGTGAGCCACCGGCCGCGGGCGCGCGGGTGACTTCCGAGGGCTGA
- a CDS encoding NAD(P)-dependent oxidoreductase → MNEQRNHTTPQDKAVTVIGLGPMGRAMTRTLLAAGHPVTVWNRTAGRADGVVAEGATLAATPRAAVEASDLVVLSLTDYRAMYDILDGATASLAGRTLVNLSSDTPDRSREAAAWAAGHGAGFLTGGAMVPAPMVGTEASYVYYSGPDKVMENHRAALTLLGTPKYLGEDPGLAQMMYQAQLAVFLTTLSALMHATAMLGTAGMTAAEALPELLAAADSIGDIMRAGEESPGTALDAGEHPGDLSTVTMMGATSDHIVETSTALGLDLALPLAVQAHYRGAIENGHGGDNWTRIIDSIRGPR, encoded by the coding sequence GTGAACGAACAACGGAACCACACCACTCCGCAGGACAAGGCTGTCACCGTGATCGGGCTCGGCCCGATGGGCCGTGCGATGACCCGCACCCTCCTCGCCGCCGGCCACCCGGTCACCGTCTGGAACCGCACCGCAGGCCGGGCCGACGGCGTCGTCGCGGAGGGAGCGACGCTCGCGGCGACACCCCGTGCAGCGGTCGAGGCAAGTGACCTCGTGGTCCTCAGCCTCACCGACTACCGGGCGATGTACGACATCCTCGACGGTGCCACCGCCTCGCTCGCCGGCCGGACCCTGGTCAACCTGAGCTCCGACACCCCCGACCGCTCCCGCGAGGCTGCCGCCTGGGCGGCCGGCCACGGCGCCGGCTTCCTCACCGGAGGGGCCATGGTCCCCGCGCCGATGGTCGGCACGGAGGCGTCGTACGTCTACTACAGCGGCCCCGACAAGGTGATGGAGAACCACCGGGCGGCGTTGACGCTGCTCGGCACACCGAAGTATCTGGGCGAGGACCCCGGCCTCGCCCAGATGATGTACCAGGCCCAGCTCGCGGTGTTCCTCACCACCCTGTCCGCACTGATGCACGCCACCGCCATGCTCGGCACCGCAGGAATGACAGCCGCAGAAGCACTGCCGGAGTTGCTCGCCGCCGCCGACTCGATCGGCGACATCATGCGGGCCGGCGAGGAGAGCCCCGGCACCGCGCTGGACGCCGGCGAGCATCCCGGCGACCTCAGCACAGTCACCATGATGGGCGCGACGTCCGACCACATCGTCGAGACCAGCACCGCGCTCGGGCTCGACCTCGCGCTCCCTCTGGCCGTGCAGGCCCACTACCGGGGCGCGATCGAGAACGGGCACGGCGGCGACAACTGGACCCGCATCATCGACAGCATCCGAGGACCCCGCTGA
- a CDS encoding DUF7507 domain-containing protein: MALSTGALALTAAIMAVSLLPGAAPATGSSAAAVSPTLVEEPFTGATADGDFEAVGPACLTGAAPEQPPIGNTPHPLGGCSDTAVGPVPPRNAAPYGYLQLTDAGNDRASAVIHNKALPANEGLEVSFDQWQYGGTPVANPADGISFFLVDGASELSAPGAFGGSLGYAQKLPNDDANMDFVPGVDHGYLGVGLDVLGNYFGDWEHRGNGCARRSPAGTGFRVPGPGSNMVTVRGPGHGTEGYCFLAATTSNLTTTAPWPSTLPGKLQGPTTAADLPAGTTPEAAQQILEASRRTVTVRVSPAPDPVLTVLVDFHDGNGAQQVLETEAPQPVPATYKFGFGASTGGFTDVHLIRTLSARSLKPLPELNLVKQVSIAQPLPEVIVPGTRVPYEFVVTNSGGSDLSDVGVDDPTVGPVTCPGTTLAVGATMTCTASYTVTGRDAGRGYISNTAEASGRSGDETVLSPPSSVNLPLGGAVGLTLDKQVDDSQPYALGDEVEYSYVVGNVTDSPVEDLRIHDDLVEGVTCESTTLAGQGAPGDSTTCTGTYVVDEDDVERGSVMNHAVATGNDGAVKSPPDRATIQVSTPTPTPTPTPTPTPTPTHTHNPTPTPTRTHSPAPTHTPTHTSTPAPSPTHTPSWPVPTSSAPAHDGGAMPDTGAPMLLPLGIAAAIAAAGGALILVPRRRKSASHGSRKGHSH, from the coding sequence GTGGCGCTGTCGACCGGAGCCCTGGCTCTGACGGCAGCGATCATGGCCGTCTCCCTGCTGCCCGGCGCCGCGCCGGCCACGGGCAGCAGCGCCGCCGCCGTGTCGCCCACCCTGGTGGAGGAGCCGTTCACCGGGGCGACCGCGGACGGAGACTTCGAAGCGGTGGGACCCGCCTGCTTGACGGGTGCCGCGCCCGAGCAGCCGCCCATAGGCAACACGCCGCATCCGCTGGGCGGTTGCTCCGATACGGCGGTGGGTCCCGTACCGCCCCGCAACGCAGCGCCGTACGGCTACCTCCAGCTGACGGACGCGGGCAACGACCGGGCCTCGGCGGTGATCCACAACAAGGCGCTGCCCGCGAACGAAGGGCTGGAAGTCTCCTTCGACCAATGGCAGTACGGAGGCACACCGGTCGCGAATCCGGCCGACGGCATCTCGTTCTTCCTGGTGGACGGGGCATCCGAACTGTCCGCGCCAGGGGCGTTCGGCGGGAGCCTCGGCTACGCCCAGAAGCTGCCGAACGACGACGCGAACATGGACTTCGTGCCGGGTGTCGACCATGGTTATCTGGGCGTCGGCCTGGACGTCCTGGGGAACTACTTCGGTGACTGGGAGCATCGCGGCAACGGCTGCGCGCGACGTTCCCCCGCCGGTACGGGATTCCGGGTTCCGGGACCGGGGAGCAACATGGTCACGGTGCGGGGGCCCGGCCACGGCACCGAGGGCTACTGCTTCCTGGCCGCCACCACCAGCAACCTGACGACGACGGCGCCCTGGCCGTCCACCCTTCCCGGCAAGCTCCAGGGGCCGACCACTGCGGCCGACCTCCCTGCGGGGACGACGCCCGAAGCGGCGCAGCAGATTCTGGAGGCGTCCCGCCGCACCGTGACGGTGCGCGTGAGCCCGGCCCCCGACCCCGTGCTGACGGTGCTGGTCGACTTCCATGACGGAAACGGTGCCCAGCAGGTCCTGGAGACGGAGGCACCCCAGCCGGTCCCCGCCACGTACAAGTTCGGCTTCGGTGCGTCGACGGGAGGTTTCACCGACGTCCACCTCATCCGTACGCTCTCCGCCCGCTCGCTGAAGCCGCTGCCGGAACTCAATCTCGTGAAGCAGGTCAGCATCGCGCAGCCGCTGCCCGAGGTGATCGTGCCGGGCACGCGGGTGCCGTACGAGTTCGTGGTGACGAACTCGGGGGGTTCCGATCTCAGTGACGTCGGCGTGGACGACCCCACCGTCGGACCGGTGACCTGCCCCGGCACCACCTTGGCCGTCGGAGCGACGATGACCTGCACGGCGTCGTACACCGTCACCGGTCGCGATGCCGGGCGCGGCTACATCTCCAACACCGCCGAAGCATCGGGCAGGAGCGGTGACGAGACGGTCCTCTCCCCGCCGTCGAGTGTGAACCTGCCCCTGGGCGGCGCGGTCGGCCTGACGCTCGACAAGCAGGTGGACGACTCGCAGCCGTACGCACTCGGGGACGAGGTGGAGTACAGCTACGTGGTCGGCAATGTCACCGACAGCCCGGTCGAGGATCTCCGGATCCACGACGACCTCGTCGAAGGCGTCACCTGCGAGTCCACCACGCTGGCCGGGCAGGGGGCGCCCGGGGACAGCACCACCTGTACGGGTACCTACGTGGTGGACGAGGACGACGTGGAGCGGGGGAGCGTGATGAACCACGCGGTCGCGACGGGCAACGACGGTGCGGTGAAGTCTCCGCCGGACAGAGCGACGATCCAGGTGAGCACGCCGACGCCCACCCCGACCCCGACGCCCACCCCGACTCCCACGCCGACCCACACCCACAACCCGACTCCCACGCCGACCCGCACCCACAGCCCGGCCCCGACTCACACCCCGACCCACACCTCCACTCCCGCCCCCTCACCGACACACACCCCTTCGTGGCCTGTGCCGACGTCCTCGGCCCCCGCTCATGACGGCGGCGCGATGCCGGACACCGGAGCGCCGATGCTCCTCCCCCTCGGCATTGCCGCAGCGATCGCGGCGGCCGGCGGAGCGCTGATCCTGGTGCCACGCAGGCGGAAGTCGGCGTCGCACGGGTCGCGGAAGGGACACTCGCACTGA
- the coaA gene encoding type I pantothenate kinase → MITSPTRSTNRRAEPAATPYVDLSRAEWSALRDKTPLPLTADEVERLRGLGDVIDLDEVRDVYLPLSRLLNLYVQATSGLRGALNTFLGDAGNGHGEQRGTPFVIGVAGSVAVGKSTSARILQALLARWPEHPRVELVTTDGFLLPMKELHARGLMSRKGFPESYDRRALTRFVADIKAGKDEVTAPVYSHLIYDIVPDERLTVRRPDILIVEGLNVLQPALPGKDGRTRVGLADYFDFSVYVDARPEDIETWYLNRFRKLRATAFQDPSSYFRKYTQVSEAEAMEYAATMWRTINKPNLVENVAPTRGRATLVLRKGPDHKVQRLSLRKL, encoded by the coding sequence GTGATCACTTCGCCGACACGGAGCACGAACCGACGCGCCGAGCCCGCCGCGACGCCGTACGTCGACCTCTCCCGGGCGGAGTGGAGCGCGCTGCGCGACAAGACGCCGCTGCCGCTGACCGCCGACGAGGTGGAGCGGCTGCGCGGGCTCGGGGACGTCATCGACCTCGACGAGGTCCGGGACGTCTACCTGCCGCTCTCGCGCCTCCTCAACCTGTACGTCCAGGCCACCTCCGGGCTGCGCGGCGCTCTGAACACCTTCCTGGGCGACGCGGGCAACGGGCACGGGGAGCAGCGCGGGACCCCGTTCGTCATAGGGGTCGCGGGCAGCGTCGCGGTGGGCAAGTCCACCAGCGCCCGTATCCTCCAGGCGCTGCTGGCCCGCTGGCCGGAGCACCCGCGGGTGGAGCTGGTGACCACGGACGGGTTCCTGCTGCCGATGAAGGAGCTCCACGCGCGCGGCCTGATGTCGCGCAAGGGCTTCCCCGAGTCGTACGACCGGCGCGCCCTGACCCGTTTCGTCGCCGACATCAAGGCGGGCAAGGACGAGGTGACGGCCCCCGTCTACTCGCACCTGATCTACGACATCGTGCCGGACGAGCGGCTCACCGTACGGCGTCCGGACATCCTCATCGTCGAGGGGCTGAACGTGCTGCAGCCCGCCCTGCCCGGCAAGGACGGCCGGACCAGGGTCGGGCTCGCGGACTACTTCGACTTCAGTGTGTACGTGGACGCGCGGCCCGAGGACATCGAGACCTGGTACCTCAACCGCTTCCGCAAGCTGCGCGCGACGGCGTTCCAGGACCCGTCCTCGTACTTCCGTAAGTACACACAGGTCTCCGAGGCGGAGGCGATGGAGTACGCGGCAACAATGTGGCGGACCATCAACAAGCCCAACCTGGTGGAGAATGTGGCGCCGACCCGCGGCCGTGCCACGCTGGTGCTGCGCAAAGGCCCCGACCACAAGGTCCAGCGGCTGTCCCTGCGCAAGCTCTGA